A region of the Anaerolineae bacterium genome:
GTGCTTTGCCTGGCGCCGGGGAGCCGCGGCAACCACGGCAAAGCCCGCGCCGCAAAAATGCAATGCATCGCCAGATTTCGTGATATGTATCACAGCCCAGCCGGCATGTTGACAATCTTTGAGATTTGGAGTATATTAGCTGTCGACCATTGGGCGCGCAGTGGGAATCTGGTGGAGACGCGGCCGGTGTCCTCACCAAAACGGTCGAGGCTTCAGAGATATCCAATTCCATGCCGCGCAGACTCTCCAGACACTGGATGGCCCGGTTGCGCCTGTAACAACTCACACATCTCGGCTGGATGGAGGAAGGTCCCATGTCCACAGAAACGTTCCGTTTTGATGCGTTCCTGCCGCCCGAAATGGCCGGCCGTGCCGAAGCCATCGGTGTGCGCAAAGCCAGCATGAGTGCCTCAGTGATGTTCGCCCTAGCAGTACTGGCCGGCGCATTCATCGCCTGCGGCGCCGTCTTCGCCACCACAGTTGCCGCCGGCGCCGGCGATGCCCTGCCCTACGGTGTCGTGCGACTGCTCAGCGGCCTGGTCTTCTGCCTCGGCCTTATCCTGGTGGTCGTGGCCGGCGCGGAGCTCTTCACCGGCAATAACCTCATCATCATAGCCTGGGTCAACGGCAAGGTAACACTGCTCCAGCTCCTGCGCAACTGGGTCATTGTGTATGTCGGTAACTTCGTCGGCTCCATCCTCACCGCTGCCATCATGTACCTCACCAAACAGTACACCTTCGGCAAGGGAGCGGTGGGGCTGGTGGCACTGAGCACCGCCAACGCCAAGTGCAATCTGGATTTCATTCAGGCGATTGCCCTGGGCGTGATGTGTAAC
Encoded here:
- the focA gene encoding formate transporter FocA; translation: MSTETFRFDAFLPPEMAGRAEAIGVRKASMSASVMFALAVLAGAFIACGAVFATTVAAGAGDALPYGVVRLLSGLVFCLGLILVVVAGAELFTGNNLIIIAWVNGKVTLLQLLRNWVIVYVGNFVGSILTAAIMYLTKQYTFGKGAVGLVALSTANAKCNLDFIQAIALGVMCNALVCLAVWLTFSGRSTTDKILAIIFPISAFVAAGFEHSVANMYFISVGLFIKSNAAFLSSIGKTAADFANLTWANFFLRNLLPVTIGNIIGGAGLVGLVYWFIYLRPKE